A segment of the Asinibacterium sp. OR53 genome:
AAGGGCGACCTGGTGAATGTATTCATGGGAGCGCTGGAATTTATCGGGGCAACGAGTGTAAGAGAGACATCGTTGAGTGAAGTGGACGAATACCTGGAAAGCCTGCAACAGTTGGGTACGCGCCTGGTGAATACCATCGCTGAACTCAACGGTTATAATATCAATGCATATAAAAATGCCAATGCATCGGAACTTGAAGCATTGGACACTGTTTTCATCAAAGGACGGGTAGGTGTAGCAGAAAGCGGTGCTATCTGGGTGAGTGAACCGGATATGGTAAACCGGTTATTTCCGTTTATATGCAGGAAGC
Coding sequences within it:
- a CDS encoding LUD domain-containing protein, whose product is MSNSRENILAAIKANKPAPVELPEIPLFESKGDLVNVFMGALEFIGATSVRETSLSEVDEYLESLQQLGTRLVNTIAELNGYNINAYKNANASELEALDTVFIKGRVGVAESGAIWVSEPDMVNRLFPFICRKLVLVINAKDIVYNMHEVYRRIRVDEDGYGTFIAGPSKTADIEQSLVVGAHGPLELKVFIVS